The following proteins come from a genomic window of Candidatus Thiodiazotropha sp. CDECU1:
- a CDS encoding MFS transporter, with protein MQSFSLAKLRRPEILLLLMAIAVPLSFAAWQTLLNNFAIERAAFTGREIGILQSLREIPGFLAFAVVFLLLLIREQRLAYISLALLGVGTAITGLFPSVIGLYITTVIMSIGFHYYETLQTSLALQWIDKARSPETLGRLIAAGSFASIITFGLIWLLDDLLGLDFQWIYLIMGGLTLVIVLIAWLAFPLFPQKTEQHKHMVFRKRYWLYYTLTFMSGARRQIFVVFAGFLMVEKFGYSVSQIALLFLINATINVFLAPRIGRLIGRIGEHRALLIEYAGLVLVFCGYALVETAWVAAGLYVIDHLFFALAIALKTYFQKIAAPEDIASSAGVSFSINHIAAVVIPALFGIIWLTDPALVFYAGAAMAGVSFALSLLVPETPTMGRESRLAYSNIGIN; from the coding sequence ATGCAAAGCTTCTCTCTAGCAAAACTCAGGCGTCCCGAAATCCTCCTGCTGTTGATGGCCATTGCGGTGCCACTCAGCTTCGCGGCCTGGCAGACCCTGTTGAATAACTTTGCCATCGAGCGGGCCGCTTTCACCGGCAGGGAGATTGGCATACTCCAGAGCCTGCGTGAAATCCCCGGTTTTCTTGCCTTTGCCGTGGTATTTCTTCTGCTGCTGATCCGCGAACAGCGACTGGCCTATATCTCCCTGGCACTGCTGGGGGTCGGCACCGCCATCACCGGGCTTTTTCCATCGGTGATCGGTCTCTATATCACCACCGTCATCATGTCCATAGGCTTTCACTACTATGAAACCCTGCAGACATCACTCGCCCTGCAGTGGATCGATAAAGCCCGCTCCCCGGAGACCCTTGGACGCCTGATCGCCGCGGGCTCTTTCGCCTCTATCATCACCTTCGGCCTGATCTGGCTGTTAGACGATCTGCTGGGCCTCGATTTCCAATGGATCTATTTGATCATGGGCGGACTCACCCTGGTGATCGTATTGATTGCCTGGTTGGCCTTCCCGCTCTTCCCGCAGAAGACCGAACAGCATAAACACATGGTGTTTCGCAAACGCTACTGGCTCTACTACACCCTGACCTTCATGTCGGGGGCAAGGCGGCAGATCTTTGTCGTGTTTGCAGGCTTTTTGATGGTGGAGAAGTTTGGCTACAGCGTCTCTCAGATTGCCCTGCTGTTTCTGATCAACGCCACGATCAATGTCTTCCTGGCCCCACGCATCGGCCGGCTGATAGGCCGGATCGGGGAACACCGGGCACTGTTGATCGAATACGCGGGGCTGGTTCTGGTGTTTTGCGGCTACGCCCTGGTGGAGACCGCCTGGGTCGCTGCCGGTCTCTACGTCATCGATCACCTCTTCTTCGCCCTGGCCATCGCCCTGAAGACCTATTTCCAAAAGATCGCCGCACCCGAGGATATCGCCTCCAGCGCAGGTGTCAGCTTCTCCATCAACCATATCGCCGCAGTGGTCATCCCCGCCCTGTTCGGCATCATCTGGCTGACAGACCCCGCCCTGGTCTTCTATGCGGGCGCCGCCATGGCGGGTGTATCCTTCGCCCTCTCTCTACTGGTGCCGGAAACGCCGACCATGGGCCGGGAGAGCCGGCTCGCCTACTCCAATATCGGTATTAACTAG
- a CDS encoding DUF2061 domain-containing protein has protein sequence MLLSFADKKAEKRSQQAVTSDRPIRSLAKAVSWRVTGSIDTILLSWFFTGSLSTAAAIGLTEVVTKMVLYYLHERAWNRISLGRSGVDCTHGAEVLQVDCNHVLKETG, from the coding sequence ATGCTGCTATCTTTTGCGGACAAAAAAGCCGAGAAGCGGTCGCAACAGGCCGTCACCTCGGATCGCCCCATACGCAGTCTCGCCAAGGCGGTTTCCTGGCGTGTCACCGGCTCCATCGACACCATCCTGCTCTCCTGGTTCTTCACCGGCAGCCTGAGCACGGCGGCGGCCATCGGCCTCACCGAGGTGGTGACCAAAATGGTGCTCTATTACCTGCATGAGCGGGCCTGGAATCGGATATCTCTGGGTAGATCAGGGGTTGATTGCACCCATGGCGCGGAGGTATTGCAGGTGGATTGTAACCATGTCCTGAAAGAGACAGGTTAA
- a CDS encoding thiamine pyrophosphate-binding protein, whose protein sequence is MKIKVSEFIVRYLERLGIDTIFGMPGAHVLPIYDALYDSTVQAVLAKHEQGAAFMAGGYAKASGKVAACIATAGPGATNLITGIANAYADKQPVLAITGEAPTYIFGKGGLQESSGEGGSIDQAALFKQITQYSKTVERTDYLPQVLIQASKALFEPNPGPVLLSIPFNVQSELIEEALLEDLTIKPEPIFNPVQESKLDHFRTLLQEASQPVIVAGYGAIRSGARDAVSAFSQLLQLPVASSLKGKGIVSEDSTLSLGSLGVTSSGNAYKFIVEKADLLIILGAGFNERTSYVWDHSLLRDRKIVQIDNDPHQLEKVFKADLAICGDIGEVINALMARLSVKREAQTRITETENNITDLKSSSEGDYTIFKSGFSLAAAFFNKLAEHFPQGIRVFDDNMIFAQNFYEVSNGTQYYPNSGISSLGHAIPAAIGAQFTAQMPSFAVLGDGGFQMCCMEIMTAVNYKQPLNVVLFNNGTMGLIRKNQHQLYQQRFINCDFINPDYSHLAQTFGINYKQITAPEDLDHLFETYDLRQAINLIDITIDKDAFPNYSSKR, encoded by the coding sequence ATGAAGATAAAAGTCAGTGAATTTATCGTCAGATACCTTGAACGCCTTGGCATAGATACCATTTTCGGTATGCCGGGGGCGCATGTTCTGCCGATCTACGATGCCCTCTACGACTCGACTGTTCAGGCCGTTTTGGCCAAACATGAACAGGGGGCGGCCTTCATGGCCGGGGGTTATGCCAAGGCATCCGGCAAGGTGGCTGCATGTATCGCCACCGCGGGACCGGGCGCCACCAACCTGATCACCGGCATTGCCAACGCCTACGCGGACAAACAGCCCGTTCTGGCCATCACCGGCGAGGCCCCCACCTATATCTTCGGCAAAGGGGGATTGCAGGAGAGTTCCGGTGAAGGCGGCAGCATCGACCAGGCCGCACTGTTCAAACAGATCACCCAATACAGTAAAACGGTGGAGAGGACCGACTATCTGCCTCAAGTATTGATTCAGGCGAGCAAGGCACTGTTTGAACCCAACCCCGGACCTGTGTTGCTGAGTATTCCATTCAATGTGCAAAGCGAGTTGATCGAGGAGGCACTGCTTGAGGATCTGACCATCAAGCCTGAACCGATCTTCAACCCGGTGCAGGAAAGCAAACTGGATCACTTCCGCACTCTGCTCCAGGAGGCAAGCCAGCCGGTCATCGTCGCCGGTTACGGGGCTATTCGTTCGGGCGCCCGGGACGCAGTCAGCGCCTTCAGCCAATTACTGCAACTTCCTGTCGCCTCAAGTCTCAAGGGCAAAGGGATCGTCAGTGAAGACTCCACACTCTCCCTCGGCAGCCTGGGCGTCACATCCAGCGGCAATGCCTACAAGTTCATTGTGGAAAAAGCAGATCTGTTGATCATTCTGGGCGCCGGTTTCAATGAACGTACCAGCTATGTTTGGGATCACTCCCTGCTGCGGGATCGAAAAATCGTTCAGATTGACAACGACCCGCATCAACTGGAGAAGGTATTCAAGGCAGATCTGGCAATCTGCGGCGATATCGGCGAAGTGATAAACGCTCTCATGGCGAGGTTGAGCGTGAAGCGTGAGGCTCAGACGCGTATCACTGAAACAGAGAACAATATTACCGACCTCAAGTCATCCAGCGAAGGTGACTACACCATATTCAAATCGGGCTTTTCCCTCGCTGCGGCATTCTTTAACAAGCTGGCTGAACATTTCCCGCAAGGGATACGGGTATTCGATGACAATATGATCTTCGCCCAGAACTTCTATGAGGTCTCCAACGGCACCCAATACTACCCCAACTCCGGCATCTCATCCCTGGGGCACGCCATTCCCGCTGCCATCGGCGCCCAATTCACCGCGCAGATGCCCAGCTTCGCCGTGCTTGGGGATGGGGGTTTTCAGATGTGCTGCATGGAGATCATGACTGCGGTCAACTATAAGCAGCCGCTGAATGTGGTACTGTTCAATAACGGCACCATGGGACTGATTCGAAAAAACCAACATCAACTCTATCAGCAGCGTTTCATCAACTGCGATTTCATCAATCCCGACTACAGCCATCTTGCCCAGACCTTCGGCATTAACTATAAACAGATAACAGCGCCGGAGGACCTGGATCACCTGTTCGAAACCTATGATTTACGCCAGGCAATCAACCTGATCGATATCACTATCGACAAGGATGCCTTTCCCAACTACTCCTCCAAGCGTTGA
- the rpoZ gene encoding DNA-directed RNA polymerase subunit omega, translating into MARVTVEDCMDYVDNRFDLVLLATKRARQLVNGVEPLLPWENDKPTVMALREIAEGLISHQDMDRQEAEEEMLVDEAMMDIDITPMEPGK; encoded by the coding sequence ATGGCACGTGTCACAGTAGAAGATTGCATGGACTATGTGGATAACCGTTTTGATCTGGTTCTGCTGGCCACAAAACGGGCGCGTCAATTGGTGAATGGCGTTGAACCGCTGCTTCCCTGGGAGAACGACAAACCCACAGTGATGGCATTGCGCGAGATTGCTGAGGGATTGATCTCTCACCAGGATATGGATAGGCAGGAGGCTGAGGAAGAGATGCTGGTGGATGAGGCCATGATGGATATCGATATCACTCCCATGGAGCCTGGTAAGTAA
- a CDS encoding RidA family protein: MSREIIRTDQAPQAIGTYSQGVKVGATVYLSGQIPLVPETMQMVDGDVEQQIRRVFDNLQAVAMAAGGSLADVVKLNVFLTNLGDFPVVNQVMAEYFSEPYPARAAIGVVALPKDAAVEMDAIMQFG, from the coding sequence ATGAGCCGTGAAATCATCCGCACCGATCAGGCCCCGCAGGCCATAGGTACCTACTCCCAGGGGGTCAAGGTTGGCGCCACAGTCTACCTATCAGGTCAGATACCACTGGTGCCTGAGACCATGCAGATGGTGGATGGAGATGTTGAGCAGCAGATCCGTCGTGTTTTCGATAATCTTCAGGCGGTAGCCATGGCTGCAGGCGGCAGTCTGGCCGATGTTGTAAAGCTGAATGTATTCCTCACCAACCTGGGAGACTTTCCAGTGGTGAATCAGGTGATGGCGGAATATTTCTCGGAACCCTATCCGGCCAGGGCCGCTATCGGGGTGGTGGCCTTGCCAAAGGATGCGGCTGTGGAGATGGATGCGATTATGCAGTTTGGGTGA
- a CDS encoding pyridoxamine 5'-phosphate oxidase family protein yields the protein MGKQYDQISDKHIDFIIRQQLFFVATGTSEGRINLSPKGLDSLRIIDPQQLVWLNLTGSGNETATHLMEDGRMTLMFCAFEGDPKILRLYGKATSHHEGSEVWDAHIGRFPLLPGARQIILMEVDLVATSCGFGVPLFDYLGQRDALVEWAENKGEKGVKEFRERRNRVSLDGKPTDLA from the coding sequence ATGGGTAAACAATACGATCAGATCAGCGATAAACATATCGATTTTATCATTCGACAACAGCTCTTCTTTGTTGCCACCGGGACGAGTGAAGGGCGGATCAATCTCTCACCCAAGGGATTGGACAGTCTGCGTATCATAGATCCCCAGCAACTGGTATGGCTCAATCTCACCGGGAGCGGGAATGAAACGGCAACCCACCTGATGGAAGATGGGCGCATGACCTTGATGTTCTGTGCCTTCGAGGGGGATCCCAAGATTCTCAGGCTGTATGGCAAGGCAACCAGTCATCACGAAGGGAGTGAAGTCTGGGATGCCCATATCGGTCGTTTCCCGCTACTGCCGGGAGCCCGGCAGATTATCCTCATGGAGGTGGACCTGGTCGCGACTTCCTGCGGCTTTGGTGTGCCGTTGTTTGACTATCTAGGACAGCGTGATGCACTTGTGGAGTGGGCCGAGAATAAAGGCGAAAAGGGTGTCAAAGAGTTCAGGGAGAGACGCAATAGAGTGAGCCTCGATGGCAAGCCCACGGATCTGGCTTAA
- the cysC gene encoding adenylyl-sulfate kinase, whose product MSSNIVWHSHPVDQETRSQQKFQRPLVIWFTGLSASGKSTIAGALEQILTGQGYHTYLLDGDNVRHGLCRDLGFSDDDRQENIRRVGEVAKLMADGGLITLAAFISPFRDDRRLVREIMPEGQFVEVFVDADLSVCRERDPKGLYAKADRGEIKQFTGIDSPYEVPEKAEVHIPAGEISVAEAVNQLLAYLHEIGALQAGYQPVALEA is encoded by the coding sequence ATGAGCAGCAATATCGTCTGGCATTCCCACCCGGTCGACCAGGAGACCAGGTCGCAGCAGAAATTCCAGCGCCCGCTTGTGATCTGGTTCACCGGCCTCAGCGCCTCCGGTAAATCCACCATCGCCGGGGCCCTGGAGCAGATCCTCACCGGGCAGGGCTATCACACCTACCTGCTGGACGGCGACAATGTCCGGCACGGTCTCTGCCGGGATCTGGGATTCAGTGACGATGACCGTCAGGAGAATATCCGCCGGGTGGGCGAGGTGGCGAAGCTGATGGCCGACGGCGGTCTGATCACCCTGGCTGCCTTCATCTCCCCCTTTCGTGACGACCGCCGGCTGGTGAGGGAGATCATGCCCGAGGGACAGTTCGTGGAGGTCTTCGTGGATGCGGATCTGTCGGTCTGCCGCGAGCGTGATCCCAAGGGGCTGTATGCCAAAGCGGATCGAGGCGAAATCAAGCAGTTCACCGGTATCGACAGCCCTTATGAGGTGCCTGAGAAAGCGGAGGTACATATACCCGCCGGTGAGATCTCGGTGGCGGAGGCGGTCAACCAGCTGTTGGCCTATCTGCATGAAATCGGTGCCTTGCAGGCGGGTTACCAACCGGTTGCCCTGGAAGCCTGA
- a CDS encoding secondary thiamine-phosphate synthase enzyme YjbQ yields MVIQEQLQIQTRGRSTYNITDQVAEVITRAGLQTGICQLFIQHTSASLILCENADPSVRSDLERIMARLVPDGDPLFDHTLEGPDDMPAHVRSILTSMDLSLPISHGRPALGTWQGIYLWEHRTHPHQRKVTITLYGE; encoded by the coding sequence ATGGTGATCCAGGAACAGTTACAGATTCAGACCCGGGGACGCAGCACCTACAACATCACCGACCAGGTGGCGGAAGTCATCACCCGTGCCGGACTGCAGACAGGAATCTGCCAACTCTTCATCCAGCACACCAGCGCTTCACTGATTCTGTGTGAAAATGCCGACCCCAGCGTGCGTTCCGATCTGGAGCGGATCATGGCCCGCCTGGTACCGGATGGGGATCCGTTATTCGATCACACCCTCGAGGGGCCTGACGACATGCCTGCCCATGTTCGCTCAATTCTGACCAGTATGGATTTGAGCCTGCCGATCAGCCACGGCAGACCTGCCCTGGGGACATGGCAGGGGATCTATTTGTGGGAGCATCGCACCCATCCTCACCAGCGCAAGGTGACGATCACCCTATATGGAGAATAG
- the spoT gene encoding bifunctional GTP diphosphokinase/guanosine-3',5'-bis pyrophosphate 3'-pyrophosphohydrolase, translating into MNNPLGILEDDQDAPRFLISDLCAYLESYLSPDHIREVYRAYLFGAEAHVGQHRKTGEPYIYHPVAVARILADMRMDYKCLMAAILHDVIEDTPTAKEQLADTFDAEIAELVDGVSKLSKIDFNSQAEAQAASLRKMLLAMTKDIRVILIKLADRLHNMRTLGVMKPEKSRRIAKETLDIFAPIANRLGINSMRLELEELGFAAYWPMRYRALKSAVTDARGHHRELVENVESVIRARIEQEDMRGQVFGRQKHLYSIYKKMLKKKVSFSEVVDVFAFRIVVDLVDTCYRVLGAVHNLYKPMPGRFKDYIAIPKANGYQSLHTVLFGPQGIPIEIQIRTEEMDKLAESGIAAHWMYKTGEASGQWVKSRASDWLQNLLEMQQGVGDSVEFLEHVKVDLFPDEVYVFTPRGRIMVLPKGSTVVDFAYSVHTDVGNTCVAARVDRRLVPLRTRLHNGQTVEIINSETAGPSPAWLNFVVTGKARANIRSYLKNLKTQEAVNLGRRLLERELSLLSLTLDQVDPERIDQILSEFRLEQPDDLLAGIALGNHMPMLLARRLAGEELAPQSNESTPQQEIPAGSLAIKGTEGMVVNFAKCCRPIPDDAIVGVFNPGKGIVIHRQGCPNLGDYKKHGHKWIEAEWEADVAGEFATMIRVESGNQRGVLASVASVISQQGSNIEHVGSEERDGLSSTLVFVITVKNRKHLAKILRHVRSLPSIMRINRIK; encoded by the coding sequence ATGAACAATCCCTTAGGCATATTGGAAGATGATCAGGATGCCCCGCGTTTCCTGATCAGCGACCTGTGTGCCTATCTCGAGTCTTACCTCTCACCCGACCATATCCGGGAGGTCTATCGAGCCTATCTGTTCGGCGCTGAGGCCCATGTGGGACAGCATCGCAAGACCGGCGAGCCCTATATCTATCACCCGGTTGCTGTGGCACGCATTCTGGCGGATATGCGGATGGACTATAAGTGTCTGATGGCGGCCATTCTGCATGACGTCATTGAGGATACCCCCACCGCCAAGGAGCAGCTCGCGGATACATTTGACGCTGAGATCGCGGAACTGGTCGATGGGGTGAGTAAGCTCTCAAAGATCGACTTCAACTCCCAAGCGGAGGCCCAGGCCGCCAGTCTGCGCAAGATGTTACTGGCGATGACCAAGGATATCCGGGTGATTCTGATCAAGCTTGCGGACCGCTTGCACAACATGCGTACCCTGGGAGTGATGAAACCGGAAAAATCACGCCGTATCGCAAAAGAAACCCTGGATATCTTCGCCCCCATCGCCAATCGGCTGGGTATCAACAGCATGCGCCTGGAGCTGGAGGAGCTGGGCTTCGCCGCTTACTGGCCGATGCGTTACCGGGCCCTGAAGAGCGCCGTTACCGATGCCCGAGGACATCACCGGGAGTTGGTGGAGAATGTGGAGTCGGTGATCCGCGCCCGGATTGAACAGGAAGATATGAGGGGGCAGGTATTCGGACGCCAGAAACATCTCTACAGCATCTATAAAAAGATGCTGAAGAAAAAGGTGAGCTTTTCCGAGGTTGTGGATGTGTTCGCCTTTCGTATCGTGGTGGATTTGGTGGATACCTGCTATCGCGTGCTCGGTGCCGTACACAATCTCTATAAACCGATGCCGGGACGCTTCAAGGACTATATCGCGATACCCAAGGCAAATGGTTACCAGTCCCTGCACACAGTGCTTTTCGGACCCCAGGGTATCCCCATCGAGATCCAGATTCGCACCGAGGAGATGGATAAACTGGCCGAATCGGGTATTGCCGCCCACTGGATGTACAAGACCGGTGAGGCAAGTGGCCAATGGGTCAAGTCCCGTGCCTCGGACTGGCTGCAAAATCTGTTGGAGATGCAGCAGGGTGTCGGGGACTCGGTGGAATTCCTCGAACATGTCAAGGTCGACCTGTTTCCCGACGAGGTTTACGTGTTCACCCCGCGGGGACGCATCATGGTTCTGCCAAAAGGTTCTACCGTGGTCGATTTCGCCTACAGCGTACACACCGATGTAGGCAATACTTGTGTTGCCGCGCGAGTTGACCGGCGCTTGGTGCCGTTGCGCACCCGTCTGCACAATGGTCAGACCGTGGAGATTATCAACTCCGAAACCGCAGGACCGAGTCCGGCCTGGCTCAACTTCGTGGTAACCGGTAAGGCGCGTGCCAATATCCGCTCCTATTTGAAAAACCTGAAGACCCAGGAGGCGGTCAACCTGGGGAGACGTCTGTTGGAGCGGGAACTCAGTCTATTATCACTGACCCTCGATCAGGTAGATCCTGAAAGGATAGATCAGATATTGAGTGAGTTCCGACTGGAACAACCCGACGATCTGCTGGCGGGGATAGCCCTTGGCAACCATATGCCGATGTTGCTTGCCCGCCGGTTGGCAGGAGAGGAGTTGGCGCCGCAAAGCAACGAATCCACCCCACAGCAGGAGATCCCTGCCGGCTCGCTGGCCATCAAAGGCACAGAAGGGATGGTGGTGAACTTCGCCAAGTGCTGTCGTCCCATTCCTGACGATGCCATAGTCGGTGTCTTCAATCCCGGTAAGGGCATCGTCATACATCGGCAGGGCTGTCCAAATCTCGGGGACTATAAAAAGCACGGCCACAAGTGGATCGAGGCGGAGTGGGAGGCGGATGTGGCTGGGGAGTTCGCCACGATGATACGGGTCGAATCCGGCAATCAAAGAGGCGTGCTGGCCTCCGTGGCCTCGGTTATTTCCCAACAGGGTTCAAATATTGAGCATGTAGGCTCTGAAGAAAGGGATGGACTCTCGTCCACCCTTGTCTTCGTCATTACGGTGAAGAATCGTAAGCATCTGGCGAAAATTCTGCGCCATGTGCGCTCCCTGCCTTCGATCATGCGCATCAACAGAATCAAATAA
- a CDS encoding phosphoadenylyl-sulfate reductase — protein MNPLEEITLVPQGVPGELEGINRKLEGVSAEQRVEWALGHLRGEHILTSSFGIQGAVMLHLVTRIMPDIPVVLVDTGYLFPETYSFIDQLTERLNLNLQVYRAEYSPAWQESRYGRLWEQGLPGIEHYNRINKVDPLQRALKELRVGSWFAGLRRQQSQSRSTLPVVRIQDGRFKIHPVVDWHSRDVHRYLQQHNLPYHPLWDQGYASVGDIHTSRPLELGMHEEETRFFGLKRECGIHE, from the coding sequence ATGAATCCCCTTGAAGAGATCACCCTGGTGCCCCAAGGCGTTCCCGGGGAGCTCGAAGGTATTAACCGTAAGCTTGAGGGAGTGAGCGCGGAACAACGTGTCGAGTGGGCCCTGGGCCATCTCCGGGGTGAGCATATCCTGACCTCGAGTTTTGGTATCCAAGGTGCCGTCATGTTGCATCTGGTAACCCGCATCATGCCCGATATCCCGGTGGTGCTGGTGGACACCGGCTACCTCTTTCCGGAGACCTACAGTTTTATCGATCAGTTGACCGAACGTCTTAACTTGAATCTTCAGGTCTACCGTGCCGAGTACTCCCCGGCCTGGCAGGAGAGCCGTTATGGCCGTCTCTGGGAGCAGGGATTGCCGGGCATCGAACACTACAACCGGATCAACAAGGTGGACCCCCTGCAGCGCGCCTTGAAGGAGCTCCGGGTGGGCAGCTGGTTCGCCGGTCTGCGCCGGCAGCAGTCCCAGAGCCGGTCCACTCTGCCAGTGGTACGGATCCAGGATGGCCGCTTCAAGATCCATCCGGTGGTCGACTGGCACAGCCGGGATGTGCACCGCTATCTGCAACAGCACAATCTTCCCTACCATCCCCTGTGGGACCAGGGCTACGCATCGGTGGGGGATATCCACACCAGCCGTCCATTGGAGCTGGGCATGCACGAGGAGGAGACCCGTTTCTTCGGACTGAAGCGGGAGTGCGGCATACATGAATGA
- a CDS encoding AraC family transcriptional regulator — translation MTMNIEKKTVDPSVHVGHVVDARRPVLSVSMERPGAELVTRHAHLRGQLLYAIRGVMRTTTDKGAWLVPPAQAVWIPPGEMHEVEMTQPVSLRSIYIDPAYLTGLPESCCVLRVTPLLRALILEASLIGNQYREASAEWRLMLVILDQMQKIEQFPFHLPFSDEPRIRRIIDTLVENPADNQTLAQWATHAGASERTLGRLFLSNLGMSFGAWRRRLRLLEAMNRLADGISVSEVAFELGYASPSAFIAMFRENLGEPPARFFSESSHHKATDSRE, via the coding sequence ATGACAATGAATATCGAGAAAAAGACAGTTGATCCCTCGGTCCATGTGGGACATGTCGTCGATGCCCGGAGACCTGTACTTTCTGTTTCCATGGAGAGACCGGGGGCTGAGTTGGTGACCCGGCATGCCCATTTGCGGGGGCAACTGCTGTATGCCATCCGCGGCGTAATGAGGACCACCACGGACAAGGGGGCCTGGTTGGTACCCCCGGCCCAGGCGGTCTGGATCCCCCCCGGGGAGATGCACGAGGTGGAGATGACGCAACCGGTATCCCTGCGTTCGATCTATATCGATCCCGCCTATCTGACCGGGCTGCCTGAGAGCTGCTGCGTGCTGAGAGTGACACCGTTGTTGCGGGCCTTGATCCTGGAGGCGAGCCTTATCGGCAACCAATATCGGGAAGCGAGTGCGGAGTGGAGGTTGATGCTGGTGATCCTGGACCAGATGCAGAAGATCGAGCAGTTCCCCTTCCATCTGCCCTTTTCGGACGAACCCCGAATCCGCAGGATCATCGATACCCTGGTGGAAAATCCTGCGGATAACCAGACCCTGGCCCAGTGGGCGACCCACGCCGGTGCCAGTGAGCGTACCCTCGGACGGCTGTTCCTCAGCAATTTGGGGATGAGTTTTGGCGCTTGGCGGCGGCGATTGCGTCTGTTGGAGGCCATGAACCGGTTGGCGGATGGGATCTCGGTTAGCGAGGTCGCATTCGAGTTGGGGTATGCCAGTCCAAGCGCATTCATCGCCATGTTCCGTGAAAACCTGGGTGAACCGCCGGCCCGGTTTTTCAGCGAGTCGAGTCACCATAAGGCTACCGATTCCCGAGAATAG